The Persephonella atlantica region TTTTAAAAGAAGCTTCCGCTGGGACTTCGGTATCTATTCTTTCTGAAAAAAGAAAAAGCGGGTCTGTAGTAACACAGGCTGTATTTTACCCTCAAAAAGTATTCGCAGGAGACAGAAAAGTTTCATGGATAAGTTCCCTGTTCACATACTGGTCACTGAATACAAGGAAGGCTCAAAACCTGAGAGAAGATACCAACAAAAACTACATCCTTGACGTTTATAACTCTATAGAATCCCAGTACGACCACATACTCAGATTTTTCGTAGATTCTGGAGGCCAGCTCAAGATAAACACCATACGAAGCAATCCAGATGGAACTGCAAAATTAGACGATTCTGAATGCTCCACATACACAACATCAGCTACATGTAACGCTTCCAGTTACTGTCTGTGGGATAATGTATTATCAAAATGTTATCTTGATTACTCAAAAACTGCCAGTTATTGTGAAAATATAACTGATATAACCACCTGCAATAACGATAAATACTGTCAGTACAGTTATCTAAACGAATCCTGTATGATAGATGAAAGTGCTGCATTTGATGTTATCCAGACTTACAGCTCTTTAGACGACATAAAATACCTGTGGGATAGTGGCAAACTGCTGAAAGATAGAGAAGCAGATGACAGAGTAATATTTGGAATAGATGAAGACGGAGAGCCTAAATTATTTGAAAGATCAAACAGCTCTTTGTTTGACAGCATATTAGGAACAAATCCTGATTACTTCCCATCATGTCTTGTAGATGAAGATGGAGATATAAAATATGGAGACCTTATAGACTTTGTCAGAGGAAAACATATAGAAGGATGCAGAAGCAGGGTAGTGGATGATGACTACAACACATGGAAGCTTGGAGACATTATCTACTCTACTCCAAAAATAGTAAATTACGAAGAAAAAGGCTACTCAGTAGCTTTCACATCATCTAACGATGGTATGCTGCATGCATTCTTAACAGGATACTTGAGCAAAGAAGGTTTAACAGTAAATCAGGCTGTTAAAATATGTGACTCCAAAAACAACTGCACAACCACAGAGTTGGGAAAAGAGCTTTGGGCATTCATACCTAAAAACGCTATGCCTTACCTGAGATATCTCGCAGATCCAGATTACTGCCACATATACATAAACGACCTATCACCTTACATAATAGAAACTGATTACGATAGAGATGGGGACAAAGAAGTAGTTCTGATAGGAGGAATGAGATTTGGAGGTGGCTGTGGATGTGATGGAACAAACTGTGTAAGACCTCCTGATGATACCTGTCCTTCCCCTGATTCATGTGTTGGTTTATCCTCATACTTTGCTTTAGATATAACAGACCCAGAAAATCCCCAGTTCCTGTGGGAATTTTCACATCCTGAACTTAACTTCAGTTTTTCAGGACCTGCCCACATTGTTTACAATAACACCCACTATGTTATGTTCCTGTCAGGTCCCACAAACTACAACGGAGATGCCGGCGGAGACCTTAAAGCATTCGTTCTGAAATTGGACAGTAGCTTCAAATACGACAGTGACTCTGTATATGTATTAGACTTTAATGTGAGCAATGCCTTCGGAGGAAGACTGTTCACAGAGGGAATAGACTATAACGGAGATGGAAACACTGATATGGTCTTCTTTGGAATAAGCCACAAAGCAGGTAGTGTATGGCAGGGTAACGTTTATGGTCTGAAGATAGACGATTCTAATCCTTCAAACTGGGATAAAATAAAGCTGTTTAACAGTGCTATTAAACCTATCACTGCAAAAGTTGAACATATGAAATGCTTCAACATGGATTACATATTCTTTGGAACAGGCAGATGGTTCTATAAATTGGATGAACCAGGACAAAACTCCAATGACAAAGAGGCTGTGTACGGCGTCAGAATAGATGGGTGTTTAACAGGAAACAGCTGTAACATAAATTCTGCCCATAGCGTCAATGACACGTGTAGCGAGCTTGATAAAGGAACAAAAACAGTAGCATGGATGCTGAGTGAAGACTTAGAGCCAAGAACAACAAAATATTACAAAGAAAGAATGATAACAGACCCAACACCTATCAAAGGAGAAAACCTGATTCTGTTTACCACTATGCAACCTACAGGAGACATATGTGGATTTGGTGGAAGAACCAGAGTGTGGATGCTAAACTGTGCTACTGGAGCAATACCTGGAGAGGCATGTCCAGGTGGAGGTTACGCAACTACCATTCCTGCAGGTACAATATATCTACAGGCTTCAGGTGCAAACATTGTTCAGATTAAAGGACTAAAAGGAGCAAGTAAATGGATACAGTACACACCACCAGAATCAGCTACACAGTATGTCCCACCAACAGGATATGGTAAAGGAGAACTGCTGCTGTGGATAGAAAAATAAAAGGTTTCACTGTTATTGAGCTTCTTATAGTGATTGCTATTATTGCCATAATATCAGCAGTTATATACAAGCCTATCTCTATAAAAATACAGCAGCATAAAGTAAACAGTGAAATCAAAAAAGTTTACGGTCTTCTGCAGGAAGCAAGAATGTTAGCATTTTCCCGTAAAAAAAGTCTGCAGTTTTCCTTTTCTGGTAGTAATGCCTGTATATACGATCTGTCAACATCTCCTCCAACCCAGATAAAATGTATATCTCTTGAACTGCCTATAAGTTTTTCTTCTGGAGGAAATCTGAAAATAACAGATAGAGGAACTTTTTCAAATCAGGGGACTATCAGATACACCGGAAGCACGACTACCCCTACAGTAAACTGTATAGTAGTCAGCACAACAAGAGTAAAAATGGGAGTATGGGATGGTTCAAACTGCAAAGTCAAATAAAGGTTTTACATTGATTGAAACTTTAATAGCAATGTTTCTGTTTTCATTAATTCTGATATTTATGCTTCAGGGTTTTCTACTTGCTTACAGAATAAATTATGAAAAACTGCTCAAAGATGAAGCTATAAAAATAGCTCAGGAAGAACTTGAAAGATTGAGAAATTTAGGATACTCAAACATATCTCCCACATGTGGAAATGTATGCAATAATTTTAATCCAACCACTGCACCTTCTTCCTGTAAAATATCAAGGCAGGTAAGGAACAAAAATGTTTCCTTTGGTAGAGAGATAAGAGTTGTTGAAAATGAACCGTACAAAACTGTAACCATAATAGTGTGTTCACAGCATAAAGACTTCCAGAAAAGACCTATCTCTTATTCGCTAACAACAGTAATATCAGATAAAGGGTTTTAAGA contains the following coding sequences:
- a CDS encoding pilus assembly protein yields the protein MHVNVNNLVDNLGNPTATYTNLLSKLDPKEDDEDGYMSCTKSDKNKCPYIISAGLTPTAGTFQTAIDYFEGDDSPIQYRCQKNFIIYVTDGLPSVDEDGNTDTADNLLPDVISKIDKLRNIIKDINGTDYTFDIKTYVLGVGLTDDAKQKLDTMATHGGTDYNGHAYYADNPQQLNNALKKIFREILKEASAGTSVSILSEKRKSGSVVTQAVFYPQKVFAGDRKVSWISSLFTYWSLNTRKAQNLREDTNKNYILDVYNSIESQYDHILRFFVDSGGQLKINTIRSNPDGTAKLDDSECSTYTTSATCNASSYCLWDNVLSKCYLDYSKTASYCENITDITTCNNDKYCQYSYLNESCMIDESAAFDVIQTYSSLDDIKYLWDSGKLLKDREADDRVIFGIDEDGEPKLFERSNSSLFDSILGTNPDYFPSCLVDEDGDIKYGDLIDFVRGKHIEGCRSRVVDDDYNTWKLGDIIYSTPKIVNYEEKGYSVAFTSSNDGMLHAFLTGYLSKEGLTVNQAVKICDSKNNCTTTELGKELWAFIPKNAMPYLRYLADPDYCHIYINDLSPYIIETDYDRDGDKEVVLIGGMRFGGGCGCDGTNCVRPPDDTCPSPDSCVGLSSYFALDITDPENPQFLWEFSHPELNFSFSGPAHIVYNNTHYVMFLSGPTNYNGDAGGDLKAFVLKLDSSFKYDSDSVYVLDFNVSNAFGGRLFTEGIDYNGDGNTDMVFFGISHKAGSVWQGNVYGLKIDDSNPSNWDKIKLFNSAIKPITAKVEHMKCFNMDYIFFGTGRWFYKLDEPGQNSNDKEAVYGVRIDGCLTGNSCNINSAHSVNDTCSELDKGTKTVAWMLSEDLEPRTTKYYKERMITDPTPIKGENLILFTTMQPTGDICGFGGRTRVWMLNCATGAIPGEACPGGGYATTIPAGTIYLQASGANIVQIKGLKGASKWIQYTPPESATQYVPPTGYGKGELLLWIEK
- a CDS encoding prepilin-type N-terminal cleavage/methylation domain-containing protein; the encoded protein is MDRKIKGFTVIELLIVIAIIAIISAVIYKPISIKIQQHKVNSEIKKVYGLLQEARMLAFSRKKSLQFSFSGSNACIYDLSTSPPTQIKCISLELPISFSSGGNLKITDRGTFSNQGTIRYTGSTTTPTVNCIVVSTTRVKMGVWDGSNCKVK
- a CDS encoding type IV pilus modification PilV family protein, coding for MVQTAKSNKGFTLIETLIAMFLFSLILIFMLQGFLLAYRINYEKLLKDEAIKIAQEELERLRNLGYSNISPTCGNVCNNFNPTTAPSSCKISRQVRNKNVSFGREIRVVENEPYKTVTIIVCSQHKDFQKRPISYSLTTVISDKGF